From a region of the Oncorhynchus mykiss isolate Arlee chromosome 32, USDA_OmykA_1.1, whole genome shotgun sequence genome:
- the LOC100136004 gene encoding elongation factor EF1 alpha (The RefSeq protein has 1 substitution compared to this genomic sequence): MGKEKIHINIVVIGHVDSGKSTTTGHLIYKCGGIDKRTIEKFEKEAAEMGKGSFKYAWVLDKLKAERERGITIDISLWKFETGRYYVTIIDAPGHRDFIKNMITGTSQADCAVLVVAGGVGEFEAGISKNGQTREHALLAYTLGVKQLIVGVNKMDSTEPPYSQKRFEEIQKEVTTYIKKIGYNPATVAFVPISGWHGDNMLEASANMGWFKGWKVERKDGNANGVTLLEALDSILPPSRPTDKPLRLPLQDVYKIGGIGTVPVGRVETGTLKAGMIVTFAPANVTTEVKSVEMHHETLESAMPGDNVGFNVKNVSVKDIRRGNVAGDSKNDPPMEAGTFTAQVIILNHPGQISQGYAPVLDCHTAHIACKFSELKKKIDRRSGKKLEDAPKFLKSGDAAIVDMIPGKPMCVESFQEYPPLGRFAVRDMRQTVAVGVIKAVDKKAASSGKVTKSAVKAGKK, translated from the exons ATGGGAAAGGAAAAGATCCACATTAACATCGTGGTCATTGGCCATGTCGACTCCGGCAAGTCAACCACCACAGGCCATCTGATCTACAAGTGCGGAGGCATTGACAAGAGAACCATTGAAAAGTTCGAGAAGGAAGCAGCTGAG ATGGGCAAGGGCTCTTTCAAGTATGCCTGGGTGCTGGACAAGCTGAAGGCTGAGAGGGAGCGTGGTATCACCATTGACATTTCTCTGTGGAAGTTTGAGACCGGCAGGTACTACGTCACAATCATTGATGCCCCTGGACACAGAGATTTCATCAAGAACATGATCACTGGTACCTCTCAG gctgaTTGCGCTGTGCTGGTTGTTGCTGGTGGTGTGGGTGAGTTTGAGGCTGGTATCTCCAAGAACGGCCAGACCCGTGAGCACGCTCTCCTCGCCTACACTCTGGGAGTGAAACAGCTCATTGTTGGCGTCAACAAGATGGACTCTACTGAGCCCCCCTACAGCCAGAAGCGGTTTGAGGAGATCCAGAAGGAGGTCACCACCTACATCAAGAAGATTGGCTACAACCCTGCCACTGTCGCTTTTGTGCCCATCTCTGGTTGGCATGGGGACAACATGCTGGAAGCCAGTGCCAAT ATGGGCTGGTTCAAGGGATGGAAGGTCGAACGTAAGGATGGTAACGCCAACGGTGTGACTCTGCTGGAGGCCCTGGACTCAATCCTGCCCCCCTCCCGCCCCACAGACAAGCCCCTTCGTCTGCCCCTCCAGGATGTCTACAAAATCGGCG GTATTGGAACAGTACCCGTGGGCCGTGTGGAGACTGGCACCCTGAAGGCCGGTATGATCGTCACCTTCGCCCCCGCTAATGTCACCACTGAGGTGAAGTCTGTGGAGATGCACCACGAGACCCTGGAATCGGCCATGCCTGGTGACAATGTTGGCTTCAACGTCAAGAACGTGTCCGTCAAGGATATCCGTCGTGGCAACGTGGCTGGAGACAGCAAAAACGACCCCCCAATGGAGGCCGGCACCTTCACCGCTCAG GTCATCATCCTGAACCACCCTGGCCAGATCTCCCAGGGCTATGCCCCTGTACTGGATTGCCACACTGCTCACATCGCCTGCAAGTTCAGCGAGCTCAAGGAGAAGATCGACCGTCGTTCCGGCAAGAAACTTGAGGATGCCCCCAAGTTCCTGAAGTCTGGAGACGCTGCCATCGTTGACATGATCCCCGGCAAGCCCATGTGTGTGGAGAGCTTCCAGGAATACCCTCCTCTTG GTCGTTTCGCTGTGCGTGACATGAGGCAGACTGTTGCTGTTGGTGTCATCAAGGCCGTCGACAAGAAGGCTGCCTCCAGCGGCAAGGTCACCAAATCTGCCGTTAAGGCTGGTAAAAAGTGA
- the LOC110489326 gene encoding 60S ribosomal protein L11: MAEQSEKKENPMRELRIRKLCMNICVGESGDRLTRAAKVLEQLTGQTPVFSKARYTVRSFGIRRNEKIAVHCTVRGAKAEEILEKGLKVREYELRKNNFSDTGNFGFGIQEHIDLGIKYDPSIGIYGLDFYVVLGRPGFSIADKKQKTGRIGFRHRIRKEEAMRWFQQKYDGIILPGK; this comes from the exons ATGGCG GAACAGAGCGAGAAAAAGGAGAACCCCATGCGTGAGCTTCGCATCCGCAAGCTTTGTATGAACATCTGTGTTGGGGAGAGTGGTGACAGACTGACCCGTGCTGCTAAGGTGCTCGAGCAGCTCACAGGCCAGACCCCTGTCTTCTCCAAGG CCCGCTACACTGTGCGATCGTTCGGCATCCGCAGAAATGAAAAGATTGCTGTCCACTGTACCGTCCGTGGAGCTAAGGCTGAGGAGATCCTGGAAAAGGGTCTCAAG GTGCGTGAGTACGAGTTGAGGAAGAACAACTTCTCCGACACCGGCAACTTTGGCTTTGGCATCCAGGAACACATTGATCTGGGAATAAAGTACGACCCCAGCATCGGTATCTACGGACTGGACTTCTACGTC GTCCTGGGCAGACCCGGTTTCAGCATTGCTGACAAGAAGCAGAAAACGGGCCGCATTGGTTTCAGGCACCGCATCCGCAAAGAGGAAGCCATGCGCTGGTTCCAGCAGAAG TATGACGGTATCATCCTCCCCGGGAAGTAA
- the LOC110489285 gene encoding elongation factor 1-alpha yields MGKEKIHINIVVIGHVDSGKSTTTGHLIYKCGGIDKRTIEKFEKEAAEMGKGSFKYAWVLDKLKAERERGITIDISLWKFETAKYYVTIIDAPGHRDFIKNMITGTSQADCAVLIVAGGVGEFEAGISKNGQTREHALLAYTLGVKQLIVGVNKMDSTEPPYSQKRFEEIQKEVSTYIKKIGYNPATVAFVPISGWHGDNMLEASPNMGWFKGWKVERKEGGASGVTLLEALDSILAPSRPTDKPLRLPLQDVYKIGGIGTVPVGRVETGTLKAGMIVTFAPANVTTEVKSVEMHHETLEAALPGDNVGFNVKNVSVKDIRRGNVAGDSKNDPPMEAGNFTAQVIILNHPGTISQGYAPVLDCHTAHIACKFSELKEKIDRRSGKKLEDNPKALKSGDAAIIVMVPGKPMCVESFAAYPPLGRFAVRDMRQTVAVGVIKAVDKKAASTGKVTKSAIKATKAK; encoded by the exons ATGGGAAAGGAAAAGATCCACATCAACATTGTGGTCATTGGCCATGTCGACTCCGGAAAGTCAACCACCACAGGTCATCTGATCTACAAATGCGGAGGCATTGACAAGAGAACCATTGAAAAGTTCGAGAAGGAAGCCGCTGAG atgggcaaGGGCTCTTTCAAGTATGCCTGGGTGCTGGACAAGCTGAAGGCTGAGAGGGAGCGTGGTATCACCATCGACATTTCCCTGTGGAAGTTCGAGACCGCCAAGTACTACGTCACAATCATTGATGCCCCTGGACACAGAGACTTTATCAAGAACATGATCACTGGTACCTCTCAG GCTGATTGCGCTGTGTTGATTGTTGCTGGTGGTGTGGGTGAGTTTGAGGCTGGAATCTCCAAGAACGGCCAGACCCGTGAGCACGCTCTCCTCGCCTACACTCTGGGAGTGAAGCAGCTCATTGTTGGCGTCAACAAGATGGACTCTACTGAGCCCCCCTACAGCCAGAAGCGGTTTGAGGAGATCCAGAAGGAGGTCAGCACCTACATCAAGAAGATTGGCTACAACCCTGCCACTGTCGCCTTTGTGCCCATCTCTGGATGGCATGGGGACAACATGCTGGAGGCTAGCCCCAAC ATGGGCTGGTTCAAGGGATGGAAGGTCGAACGTAAGGAGGGTGGCGCTAGCGGTGTGACCCTTCTGGAGGCTCTGGACTCTATCCTGGCCCCCTCCCGCCCCACTGACAAGCCCCTCCGTCTGCCCCTGCAGGACGTCTACAAAATCGGGG GTATTGGAACAGTACCCGTGGGCCGTGTGGAGACTGGCACCCTGAAGGCCGGTATGATCGTCACCTTCGCCCCCGCTAATGTCACCACTGAGGTGAAGTCTGTGGAGATGCACCACGAGACCCTGGAAGCGGCTCTACCCGGTGACAATGTTGGATTCAACGTCAAGAACGTGTCCGTCAAGGATATCCGTCGTGGCAACGTGGCTGGAGACAGCAAGAATGACCCCCCAATGGAGGCCGGCAACTTCACCGCTCAG GTCATCATCCTGAACCACCCCGGCACCATCTCCCAGGGCTATGCCCCCGTGCTGGATTGCCACACCGCTCACATCGCCTGCAAGTTCAGCGAGCTCAAGGAGAAGATCGACCGTCGTTCCGGCAAGAAGCTTGAGGACAACCCCAAAGCCCTGAAATCTGGAGACGCCGCCATCATTGTCATGGTGCCAGGAAAGCCCATGTGTGTGGAGAGCTTTGCCGCCTACCCTCCCCTTG GTCGTTTTGCCGTGCGCGACATGAGACAGACCGTTGCCGTTGGTGTCATCAAGGCCGTTGACAAGAAGGCTGCCAGCACTGGCAAGGTGACCAAGTCTGCCATTAAGGCCACCAAAGCCAAATGA
- the LOC110489268 gene encoding kelch-like protein 31: MAPKKKINRTKEIAMEPVVTQVSTVTTQMTGGGVVVVEGVKKIEEMAALDIVQLNHINLPLPPPIIKPGEKGLGLGCEVTRPLHGNALLEELSRMRQERFLTDLELACKTKAFDVHKLVISSVSQYFREILAKDPGMKRLELSSLSPLGLANVITFAYLGRVHMSLYTIGCTVSAAATLQIPQLLQMCMDFLLAEMNVQTCVYVWNIAAAYGLIPVRDAARRFVLENFVAFTETPLFNQLTLEQITAFLQEDSLLLPSEVTAFQLAMKWLDFDPKRQVHAAELLSHVRFETIPASELVSEIQPVARMMMDPHCHRLLVDAMNYHLLPHQQNTLQSRRTQVRGGQATLLTVGGRPSITERALSRVVLWRDPREGAATWRHLSQLPAKSFNQCVAVMDGFLYVAGGEDQNDARNQAKHAVSTLSRYDPRFNTWLHLASMRQRRTHFSLVATGGRLYAVGGRNVEGLLATTESYLPSSNIWQLKTPMEMPRCCHASAVQPSGDILVTGGYINCAYSRSVACYNIETDTWSEKASLETPRGWHCSSTLGGKVYVVGGSQLGPSGDRVDVLSMEVFSPENGEWSRASPLPLGVSTAGLSPLGEQLYLMGGWNEAEKRYKAAVQKYTPATDSWSMEENLPEATVGVSCCTLTLPPRHTPRRQQHRNTPTTKEEQQLPQRERAVWPHSPSLPKSEIFKNKIKEEDVREE, encoded by the exons ATGGCCCCCAAGAAGAAGATCAATCGTACAAAGGAGATTGCCATGGAGCCAGTTGTCACCCAGGTGAGCACTGTTACTACTCAGATGACaggaggaggagtggtggtggtggagggcgTGAAGAAGATCGAGGAGATGGCTGCACTGGATATCGTGCAGCTCAACCACATCAACCTCCCCCTGCCCCCTCCCATCATCAAGCCCGGAGAAAAgggcctgggcctgggctgtgaAGTGACCCGCCCCCTCCACGGCAACGCCCTGCTGGAGGAGCTGAGCCGCATGCGCCAGGAGCGTTTCCTCACTGACCTGGAGCTGGCCTGTAAGACCAAGGCCTTCGACGTGCACAAGCTGGTCATTTCTTCCGTCAGCCAGTACTTCCGGGAGATCCTGGCCAAGGACCCCGGAATGAAGCGTCTAGAGCTGTCGTCGCTCTCCCCCCTCG GCCTGGCCAACGTGATCACCTTCGCCTACCTGGGCCGCGTCCACATGTCCCTGTACACCATCGGCTGCACTGTGTCCGCCGCTGCCACCCTCCAGATCCCCCAGCTGCTCCAGATGTGCATGGACTTCCTGCTGGCCGAGATGAACGTGCAGACGTGCGTGTACGTGTGGAACATCGCCGCCGCCTACGGCCTGATTCCCGTGCGCGACGCGGCCCGCCGCTTTGTGCTGGAGAATTTTGTCGCGTTCACCGAGACGCCCCTGTTCAACCAGCTGACCCTGGAACAGATCACAGCCTTCCTCCAGGAGGACAGCCTGCTGCTGCCATCTGAAGTCACTGCCTTCCAG TTGGCCATGAAGTGGCTGGACTTCGACCCCAAGCGCCAGGTGCACGCCGCCGAGCTGCTGTCCCACGTGCGCTTCGAGACCATTCCTGCCAGCGAGCTGGTCAGCGAGATCCAGCCCGTGGCGAGGATGATGATGGACCCTCACTGCCACCGCCTGCTAGTGGATGCCATGAACTACCACCTGCTGCCCCACCAACAGAACACACTGCAGTCTCGTCGCACGCAGGTGCGTGGAGGACAGGCCACCCTGCTGACTGTTGGGGGGCGTCCCTCCATCACCGAGCGGGCACTGAGCAGAGTG GTGCTGTGGAGAGATCCACGTGAGGGTGCGGCAACCTGGCGTCACCTTTCCCAGCTACCCGCTAAGAGCTTCAACCAGTGTGTGGCTGTGATGGACGGCTTTCTGTACGTGGCAGGAGGAGAGGACCAGAACGATGCACGCAACCAGGCCAAGCACGCTGTCAGCACCCTCAGCAG GTACGACCCTCGCTTCAACACCTGGCTGCATCTGGCTAGCATGCGCCAGCGCCGCACCCACTTCAGCCTGGTAGCCACCGGCGGGCGCCTGTACGCTGTTGGCGGCCGCAACGTGGAGGGCCTGCTGGCCACCACCGAGAGCTACCTGCCTTCCTCCAACATCTGGCAGCTCAAGACGCCCATGGAGATGCCACGCTGTTGCCACGCCAGTGCCGTGCAGCCCTCCGGAGACATCCTGGTGACCGGCGGCTACATCAACTGTGCCTACTCGCGCTCCGTGGCCTGCTACAACATTGAGACGGACACCTGGAGTGAGAAGGCCAGCCTGGAGACCCCCCGAGGATGGCACTGCTCCTCCACCCTGGGAGGGAAGGTGTACGTGGTGGGTGGTAGCCAGCTGGGCCCCAGCGGAGACCGCGTGGACGTCCTGTCCATGGAGGTGTTCTCCCCAGAGAACGGTGAGTGGAGCCGGGCCTCCCCCTTGCCCCTAGGCGTGAGCACGGCAGGCCTGTCGCCCCTCGGGGAACAGCTGTACCTGATGGGTGGCTGGAACGAGGCCGAGAAGCGCTACAAGGCGGCCGTGCAGAAGTACACCCCGGCAACAGACAGCTGGTCCATGGAGGAGAATCTGCCCGAGGCCACTGTGGGCGTGTCCTGCTGCACCCTGACCCTCCCACCCCGCCACACCCCCCGCAGGCAACAGCACCGCAACACCCCAACAACCAAAGAGGAGCAGCAactgccacagagagagagagcagtgtggcCCCACAGTCCATCACTGCCTAAGAGCgagatttttaaaaataaaataaaagaggaAGATGTAAGGGAGGAGTGa
- the LOC110489275 gene encoding cyclic GMP-AMP synthase: MNRSTPQRGSSSRRQSSVPSTPSGEHQTTPPLRRTPSTPIDLQPSLGREAEEGGFLDGDGGSPIEDSQTGALLGLDDGNASTPATLTSHLPRQRPHLAAKIPKPGDELAPISPELARWIRLRAQDLKLRQSDRQWAVDLVNHLRESLLVFLKNSDEQPYFQSASVLSSGSYYEMVKILNPNEFDMMLKLQSPSRLKMTELDQYHGLFYEVALSRSTRSHIRSFLLDDGVTISASKIISEMHRLVRKFISTYRVPGNSWRWVVNRKRPNSPAVTLSLLEVDNGKQELLSVDVVPALEVPSSQGWPLAARAGPDVDNWLGKKTRRSLTHQTCFFVPKKPPGRNLSEAAKESWRISFSHIEKELIKTHGNKRTCCETSATKCCRKQCFKLLKCLIEGLKQRYPQELDALCSYHGKTAFLHTLSIRAQDSLWTPRQLPACFMHLLRALEGHARSGLLPHFFVPTSNLFAPPTFPRKALVFLIEALEDQRRQGLPLLMPPAPAPPLAVHSHSDSQPQLSPVVQQTPVIQYPVILPPQVVEMKSFEQMFKIVALVMVLVYVCYLL, encoded by the exons ATGAACAGAAGCACACCTCAGAGGGGATCATCCTCCAGGAGACAGAGCTCAGTTCCATccacaccctctggagagcatcaGACAACTCCACCACTCAGAAGGACCCCATCCACCCCCATCGACCTCCAACCTAGCCTgggcagagaggcagaggagggtgGGTTTCTGGACGGAGATGGAGGTAGCCCTATAGAGGACTCTCAGACTGGGGCATTGCTGGGTCTGGATGATGGAAATGCCAGTACCCCAGCCACACTAACCTCACACCTCCCTAGGCAGAGACCACACCTGGCAG CCAAGATCCCCAAACCAGGGGACGAGCTGGCCCCTATCTCCCCAGAGCTGGCCCGTTGGATCAGGCTTCGGGCCCAGGACCTTAAGCTCCGCCAGAGTGACCGGCAGTGGGCCGTGGACCTGGTCAACCATCTCCGGGAAAGCCTGCTGGTCTTCCTCAAGAACAGTGACGAGCAGCCCTACTTCCAGTCAGCCTCTGTGCTCAGCAGTGGTTCATACTACGAGATGGTCAAG ATACTCAACCCAAATGAGTTTGACATGATGCTGAAGCTCCAGTCTCCTTCCCGCCTCAAAATGACTGAGCTGGACCAATACCACGGCCTCTTCTACGAAGTCGCCCTATCCCGATCAACCCGTTCCCACATACGGTCTTTCCTTTTGGACGATGGGGTCACCATCTCAGCCAGCAAGATCATAAGTGAAATGCACCGTCTGGTCCGCAAGTTCATCAGCACCTACAGAG TGCCTGGAAATAGCTGGCGTTGGGTTGTGAATAGGAAGCGTCCAAACTCACCAGCGGTGACCCTTTCCCTGTTGGAGGTGGATAATGGGAAACAGGAACTACTTTCTGTGGATGTGGTGCCCGCCCTGGAAGTGCCCTCCTCACAGGGCTGGCCTCTGGCTGCCCGCGCCGGCCCAGATGTGGACAACTGGCTGGGGAAGAAGACCCGGCGCTCTCTCACCCACCAAACTTGCTTCTTTGTGCCCAAGAAACCCCCGGGACGAAACCTTAGTGAGGCAGCTAAAG AGAGTTGGAGGATTTCCTTTTCTCACATAGAAAAGGAACTGATCAAGACTCATGGGAACAAGAGGACCTGCTGTGAGACCTCTGCCACCAAGTGCTGCCG TAAGCAGTGCTTCAAGCTCCTTAAGTGCCTGATCGAGGGACTGAAGCAACGCTACCCTCAAGAGCTGGATGCTCTGTGCTCCTACCACGGGAAGACAGCCTTCCTACACACCCTCTCGATCAGGGCCCAGGACTCCCTGTGGACGCCCCGTCAGCTGCCTGCCTGCTTCATGCACCTCCTAAGGGCCCTGGAGGGCCACGCAAGAAGTGGTCTGCTCCCCCATTTCTTTGTCCCCACCTCCAACCTCTTTGCCCCACCAACCTTCCCGCGCAAAGCTTTGGTGTTTCTGATTGAGGCTCTGGAGGACCAGAGGAGACAGGGGCTTCCCCTTTTAATGCCCCCGGCTCCTGCCCCACCACTGGCAGTACACTCCCACAGTGACTCCCAGCCCCAGCTTTCCCCTGTTGTACAGCAGACTCCTGTTATCCAGTATCCTGTCATCCTGCCACCCCAAGTTGTTGAGATGAAATCCTTTGAGCAAATGTTCAAAATTGTGGCTTTGGTTATGGTTCTTGTCTATGTTTGTTACCTCCTGTAG